A part of Sander vitreus isolate 19-12246 chromosome 8, sanVit1, whole genome shotgun sequence genomic DNA contains:
- the LOC144522511 gene encoding protein NLRC3-like yields the protein MDSAMNPCEDREEGVPASKTTLCGEHDSHTKAQGMHQQRLDSPGPGLGSGSICVPIDSDGSMGRFEEFNRPPFDGRVQQESSEGLGGQSAQQHQTDLDSIFMLLDENIVTFVKNELKRIQRVLNPHYPECLEIQKEGEEVLDSDDREQRRSSREAFLKIALHFLRRMKQEELADCLQSRTHATVCQHELKSNLKEKFQCVFEEIAKAGNPTLVNQIYTEIDSPEGGTAEDKDEHEFRQIETASRKEDGQEPAIRQEDIFKPSPGRDEPIRTVITKGVAGIGKTVLTQKFTLDWAEGKANQDIQFTFPFTFRDLNVLKEKKYSLVELVHLFFTETKEAGICRFEEFQVVFIFDGLDECWLPLDFHNNEILTDVTKPASVDVLLTNLITGKLLPSARLWITTRPAVANRIPPECVDMVTEVRGFTDPQEEEFFRKRCGNEEQASRIISHIKTSQSLHIMCHIPVFCFIAATVLEDELKTREEGELPKTLTEMYICFLVVQSKLKNIKYDGGAETDPHWSPESKKMILSLGKLAFEQLQKGNLIFYESDLTECGIDIREASVYSEVFTQIFKEERGLYQNKVFCFIHLSVQEFLAALHVHLTFINSGVNLLSEEQTTTWLWFQLINTPKPTHLYQSAVDKALQSPNGHLDLFLRFLLGLSREPNQTLLQGLLTQTGSSSHIHQETALYIKKKISKNLSAEKSINLFHCLNELNDNSLVEDIQQYLSSGSLSTDKLSPAQWSALVFVLLSSEKDLEVFDLKKYSASEEALLRLLPVVKASKKALLSGCNLSERSCEALSSVLSSKSSRLRELDLSNNNLQDSGVKLVSAGLKSPYCRLKTLSLSGCMITQEGCVSLASALRSNPSHLRELDLSYNHPEDLGEKLLCAGMKDQHWRLDTLRVDHGGLPRLKPGVRKYVCKLELDTNTVHRNLQLSDNNRKVTYVREDQSYPDHPDRFVSWPQLLCRNGLTGRCYWEVKWEGRVYIAVTYRGITRRGNSKNSLPGLNDQSWSLKCADDDSFSVCHNNRRKRLSSSVSDRVGLYVDCPAGTLSFYRVSTDSLIHLHTFNTTFTKPLYPAFVVSSGSSVSLCSLQV from the exons AATGCATCAGCAGAGACTAGACTCTCCTGGACCTGGATTAGGATCTGGATCCATCTGTGTGCCCATAGATAGTGACGGTTCTATGGGTCGCTTTGAGGAGTTTAATAGACCACCATTTGATGGAAG AGTTCAGCAGGAGAGTTCAGAGGGCCTCGGTGGTCAGTCTGCCCAGCAGCATCAAACAGACCTGGACTCCATATTTATG CTGTTGGATGAGAACATCGTCACTTTTGTGAAGAACGAGCTGAAGAGAATCCAGAGGGTTCTGAATCCACATTACCCAGAATGCTTAGAAATTCAAAAGGAGGGTGAGGAGGTGTTGGACAGTGACGATAGAGAGCAGAGAAGGAGCAGCAGAGAGGCATTTCTAAAGATCGCACTGCACTTCCTGAGGAGAATGAAACAGGAGGAGCTGGCGGACTGTCTGCAGAGCA GGACTCATGCTACAGTGTGCCAACATGAACTCAAGTCTAATTTAAAGGAGAAGTTCCAGTGTGTGTTCGAAGAAATTGCCAAAGCAGGAAACCCAACCCTTGTGAATCAGATCTACACAGAGATCGACAGCCCAGAGGGAGGGACGGCAGAGGACAAGGATGAACACGAGTTCAGACAGATTGAAACAGCATCCAGGAAAGAAGACGGACAAGAACCAGCAATCAGACAAGAAGACATATTTAAACCCTCACCTGGAAGagatgaaccaatcagaacagtgaTAACAAAGGGCGTGGCTGGCATTGGGAAAACAGTCTTAACACAGAAGTTCACTCTAGACTGGGCTGAAGGCAAAGCCAACCAGGACATCCAGTTCACATTTCCATTCACTTTCAGAGATCTGAATgtgctgaaagagaaaaagtacAGCTTGGTGGAACTTGTTCATCTCTTCTTTACCGAAACCAAAGAAGCAGGAATCTGCAGGTTTGAAGAGTTCCAGGTTGTGTTCATCTTTGACGGTCTGGATGAGTGTTGGCTTCCTCTGGACTTCCACAACAATGAGATCCTGACTGATGTTACAAAGCCCGCCTCAGTGGATGTGCTGCTGACAAACCTCATCACTGGGAAACTGCttccctctgctcgcctctggaTAACCACAAGGCCTGCAGTAGCCAATCGGATCCCTCCTGAGTGTGTTGACATGGTGACAGAGGTGAGAGGGTTCACTGACCCACAGGAGGAGGAGTTCTTCAGGAAGAGATGCGGAAATGAGGAACAGGCCAGCAGAATCATCTCCCATATCAAAACATCACAAAGCCTCCACATCATGTGCCACATCCCAGTCTTCTGCTTCATCGCTGCTACAGTTCTGGAGGATGAGTTGAAAaccagagaggagggagagctgCCCAAGACCCTGACTGAGATGTACATCTGCTTCCTGGTGGTTCAGTCCAAACTGAAGAACATAAAGTATGATGGAGGAGCTGAGACAGATCCACACTGGAGTCCAGAGAGCAAGAAGATGATTTTGTCCCTGGGAAAACTGGCTTTTGAACAGCTGCAGAAAGGCAACCTGATCTTCTACGAATCCGACTTGACAGAGTGTGGCATCGATATCAGAGAGGCCTCAGTGTACTCAGAAGTGTTCACACAGATctttaaagaggagagaggactgTACCAGAACAAGGTGTTCTGCTTCATCCATCTGAGTGTTCAGGAGTTTCTGGCTGCTCTTCATGTCCATTTGACATTCATCAACTCTGGTGTTAATCTGCTGTCAGAAGAACAAACAACCACCTGGTTGTGGTTTCAACTTATAAACACACCCAAACCAACACATCTCTACCAGAGTGCTGTGGACAAGGCCTTACAGAGTCCAAATGGACACCTGGACTTGTTCCTTCGCTTCCTCCTGGGTCTTTCACGAGAGCCCAATCAGACTCTCCTTCAAGGCCTGctgacacagacaggaagtagcTCACACATCCATCAGGAAACAGCTTTGTACATCAAGAAGAAGATCAGTAAGAATTTGTCTGCTGAGAAAAGCATCAATCTGTTCCACtgtctgaatgaactgaatgataATTCTCTTGTTGAGGACATCCAGCAGTACCTGAGTTCAGGAAGTCTCTCCACAGACAAACTGTCTCCTGCTCAGTGGTCAGCTCTGGTCTTCGTCTTACTATCATCAGAAAAAGATCTGGAGGTGTTTGACCTGAAGAAGTACTCTGCTTCAGAGGAGGCTCTTCTAAGGCTGCTGCCAGTGGTTAAAGCATCCAAAAAAGCTCT actgagtggctgtaacctctcagagagaagctgtgaagctctgtcctcagttctcagtTCCAAGTCCTCtcgtctgagagagctggacctgagtaacaacaacctgcaggattcaggagtgaagctgGTGTCTGCTGGACTAAAGAGTCCATACTGCAGACTGAAAACTCTCAG tctaTCAGGTTGTATGATCACACAGGAAGGCTGTGTTTCTCTGGCTTCAGCTCTGAggtccaacccctcccatctgagagagctggacctgagctaCAATCATCCAGAAGACTTGGGAGAGAAACTGCTGTGTGCTGGAATGAAGGATCAACATTGGAGGCTGGACACTCTCAG GGTGGACCATGGTGGACTGCCGAGACTGAAACCTGGTGTGAGGAAAT ATGTCTGTAAACTGgaactggacacaaacacagtacaCAGAAACCTCCaactgtctgacaacaacaggaaggtgaCATATGTGAGAGAGGATCAGTCGTATCCTGATCATCCAGACAGATTTGTCTCCTGGCCCCAGCTGCTGTGTAGAAATGGTCTGACTGGtcgctgttactgggaggtcaAATGGGAAGGAAGAGTTTATATAGCAGTGACTTACAGAGGAATCACAAGGAGAGGAAACAGTAAAAACAGTTTGCCTGGATTGAATGATCAGTCCTGGAGTCTGAAGTGCGCTGATGATGACAGTTTCTCTGTCTGCCACAATAACAGAAGAAAAcgcctctcctcctctgtctctgacaGAGTCGGATTGTATGTGGACTGTCCTGCTGGCACTCTGTCCTTCTACAGAGTTTCTACTGACTCACTGATCCACCtccacaccttcaacaccacattcactAAGCCTCTTTATCCTGCGTTTGTGGTCTCCTCTggttcctcagtgtctctgtgttctcTGCAGGTCTGA